Proteins from a genomic interval of Stenotrophomonas maltophilia:
- the btuB gene encoding TonB-dependent vitamin B12 receptor encodes MKLQSRMLSLAVLAALPALAQASEATTALDQILVTATRTPIALQDSIAPAQVIDRAQIESSQATSLQELLRGRAGINLTNAGGLGKQSSLFLRGTNSGHTVVLVDGVRINSADLGLAMYQDLPLAQIERVEIVRGPQSSLYGADAIGGVIQIFTRRNQGDFAPHFQLGGGSNGLREASGGIGGGSERGWFGADIAYQHSDGIDACRGSATLFTGCFADEPDRDGYRNLSKSLRGGYSFNDQWNVEGSALRADGKNHYDGYYNYSETRQQVLAGKVRYTPSERLAFTANVGRSDNESDNFGDFGARGSAQTHRDSASLQGDFGVAEGQLLSAGVDWSEDNLDGSSAGYLVDSRRNTGVFVQYQGRFGRHQLQASARNDDNQQFGNHATGSVGWAVELGHGLRVNASYGTAFKAPTFSDLYDPWSGVPTLNPEKSKSANLGVSQQGQGWHWGLDVYETRIDDLITYDAATFKMQQVEKSRIRGAELTGGVLLAGFDINAQLSYTDPRNRTGGSTQFDNWLPRRAQQTARLDIDRRFGNFRAGLTVQGAGKRYDDAANMVKVGGYGTLDLRAEYALTPSWSLLARAANVFDRRYETVAWFNQPGREYQLSVRYQPK; translated from the coding sequence ATGAAGCTGCAGTCCCGAATGCTGTCCCTGGCCGTGCTGGCCGCCCTGCCCGCGCTGGCCCAGGCCAGCGAGGCCACCACCGCGCTCGACCAGATCCTGGTCACCGCCACCCGCACCCCGATCGCCCTGCAGGACAGCATCGCGCCGGCACAGGTGATCGACCGCGCGCAGATCGAATCCAGCCAGGCCACTTCGCTGCAGGAACTGCTGCGTGGCCGCGCCGGTATCAACCTGACCAACGCCGGCGGCCTCGGCAAGCAGAGCTCGCTGTTCCTGCGCGGTACCAATTCCGGCCACACCGTGGTGCTGGTGGATGGCGTGCGCATCAACAGCGCCGACCTCGGCCTGGCCATGTACCAGGACCTGCCGCTGGCGCAGATCGAACGCGTCGAAATCGTTCGCGGCCCGCAGTCGAGCCTGTACGGTGCCGACGCCATCGGTGGCGTGATCCAGATCTTCACCCGTCGCAACCAGGGCGATTTCGCCCCGCACTTCCAGCTCGGCGGCGGCAGCAACGGGCTGCGCGAAGCCAGCGGCGGCATTGGTGGTGGCAGCGAACGCGGCTGGTTCGGTGCCGACATCGCCTACCAGCATTCCGATGGCATCGATGCCTGCCGCGGCTCGGCCACGCTGTTCACCGGCTGTTTCGCCGACGAGCCCGATCGCGACGGCTACCGCAACCTGTCCAAGAGCCTGCGCGGTGGCTACAGCTTCAACGACCAGTGGAACGTGGAAGGCAGCGCATTGCGCGCCGACGGCAAGAACCACTACGACGGCTACTACAACTATTCGGAAACCCGCCAGCAGGTGCTGGCCGGCAAGGTGCGCTACACCCCGTCCGAGCGCTTGGCATTCACCGCCAACGTCGGCCGCAGTGACAACGAGTCGGACAACTTCGGCGACTTCGGTGCACGTGGCAGCGCACAGACCCATCGCGACAGCGCCTCGCTGCAGGGCGATTTCGGCGTGGCCGAGGGCCAGCTGCTGAGCGCAGGCGTGGACTGGAGCGAAGACAACCTGGATGGTAGCAGCGCGGGTTACCTCGTCGACAGTCGCCGCAACACCGGCGTGTTCGTGCAGTACCAGGGCCGCTTCGGACGCCACCAGCTGCAGGCCAGCGCACGCAACGACGACAACCAGCAGTTCGGCAACCACGCTACCGGCAGCGTTGGCTGGGCCGTGGAACTGGGCCACGGCCTGCGCGTCAACGCCAGCTATGGCACGGCGTTCAAGGCACCGACCTTCAGCGATCTGTACGACCCGTGGAGCGGCGTGCCTACGTTGAACCCGGAGAAATCCAAGAGTGCCAACCTGGGCGTTTCGCAGCAGGGCCAGGGCTGGCACTGGGGTCTGGATGTGTATGAAACCCGCATCGATGATCTGATCACCTACGATGCGGCGACCTTCAAGATGCAGCAGGTGGAGAAGTCCCGCATCCGCGGTGCCGAACTGACCGGCGGCGTGCTGCTGGCCGGCTTCGACATCAACGCACAGCTCAGCTACACCGACCCGCGCAACCGCACCGGCGGCAGCACCCAGTTCGACAACTGGCTGCCACGCCGCGCGCAGCAGACCGCGCGCCTGGACATCGACCGTCGCTTCGGCAACTTCCGCGCCGGCCTGACCGTACAGGGTGCCGGCAAGCGCTACGACGATGCCGCCAACATGGTGAAGGTGGGAGGTTACGGCACGCTGGATCTGCGCGCCGAGTACGCGCTGACGCCGTCGTGGTCGCTGCTGGCACGTGCCGCCAATGTGTTCGACCGCAGGTATGAGACCGTGGCGTGGTTCAACCAGCCCGGCCGTGAGTACCAGTTGAGCGTGCGTTACCAGCCGAAATGA
- the fabA gene encoding 3-hydroxyacyl-[acyl-carrier-protein] dehydratase FabA has protein sequence MTRLHAFNREQLLASARGELFGTAAGRLPNDPMLMFDRITDIREDGGPHGKGMVRAELDIRPDLWFFGCHFIGDPVMPGCLGLDAMWQLTGFFLTWLGAPGKGRALGCGEVKFTGQVLPEAKLVRYEIDISRVINRKLVMAQSDARMYVDDREIYSARDLRVGLFTETGSF, from the coding sequence ATGACCCGTCTCCACGCGTTCAACCGCGAACAGCTGCTGGCCAGCGCACGCGGTGAACTGTTCGGCACCGCCGCCGGCCGTTTGCCCAACGACCCGATGCTGATGTTCGACCGCATCACCGACATCCGCGAGGACGGCGGACCGCATGGCAAGGGCATGGTACGCGCCGAACTGGATATCCGCCCGGACCTGTGGTTCTTCGGCTGCCACTTCATCGGCGACCCGGTGATGCCCGGCTGCCTCGGCCTGGATGCCATGTGGCAGCTGACCGGCTTCTTCCTGACCTGGCTGGGCGCCCCCGGCAAGGGCCGCGCACTGGGCTGCGGCGAGGTGAAGTTCACCGGCCAGGTGCTGCCGGAGGCCAAGCTGGTGCGTTACGAGATCGACATCAGCCGCGTCATCAACCGCAAGCTGGTGATGGCCCAGTCGGACGCCCGCATGTACGTGGATGACCGCGAAATCTACAGCGCCCGCGACCTGCGCGTCGGCCTGTTCACTGAAACCGGGAGCTTCTGA
- a CDS encoding NAD(P)-dependent oxidoreductase gives MKIALVGSTGNIGRQIARHALANGHELTVIVRSAQDLPAELAGAHPVIASLDDQDALVAAIAGHDVLASAYGPRPGDDIGRVGEVAAQLAAAARKAGVPRLVVVGGAGSLEVAPGVQLVDTPNFPEAYKPYALAHREAFNRLQAVDDLDWTFFSPAAEIGPGEERGQYRVQPKAFLADASGHSRISYADYGAAFVAELEAQQYPKQIITAAY, from the coding sequence ATGAAGATCGCCCTCGTTGGTTCCACCGGCAACATCGGCCGCCAGATCGCCCGCCACGCGCTGGCCAACGGCCACGAACTCACCGTCATCGTGCGCAGCGCGCAGGATCTTCCGGCCGAACTGGCCGGTGCCCATCCGGTGATCGCCTCGCTGGATGACCAGGATGCCCTGGTCGCCGCCATCGCCGGCCACGACGTTCTGGCCAGCGCCTATGGCCCGCGTCCGGGCGATGACATCGGCCGCGTCGGCGAAGTGGCCGCGCAGCTGGCCGCCGCCGCGCGCAAGGCCGGTGTACCGCGCCTGGTGGTGGTCGGCGGCGCCGGCAGCCTGGAAGTCGCGCCGGGCGTGCAGCTGGTCGATACCCCCAACTTCCCGGAGGCCTACAAGCCGTACGCGCTGGCCCATCGTGAAGCCTTCAATCGCCTGCAGGCGGTGGACGACCTGGACTGGACCTTCTTCTCGCCGGCCGCCGAAATCGGCCCGGGCGAAGAGCGCGGCCAGTACCGCGTGCAGCCCAAGGCCTTCCTCGCTGATGCCAGCGGCCACAGCCGCATCAGCTACGCCGACTACGGCGCCGCGTTCGTCGCCGAGCTGGAAGCGCAGCAGTACCCGAAGCAGATCATCACGGCCGCGTACTGA
- the gph gene encoding phosphoglycolate phosphatase (PGP is an essential enzyme in the glycolate salvage pathway in higher organisms (photorespiration in plants). Phosphoglycolate results from the oxidase activity of RubisCO in the Calvin cycle when concentrations of carbon dioxide are low relative to oxygen. This enzyme is a member of the Haloacid Dehalogenase (HAD) superfamily of aspartate-nucleophile hydrolase enzymes (PF00702).), translating into MSYPYPLVVFDLDGTLVDSAADIAEALNRTLEDIGVARVPEATVLGWIGDGVGRLVEQAVQAAGREVDLAEVMPVFMVHYRECLLRSPRLFDGVGEALAQLRARNVPLAICTNKPEALVPPLLQHLGIGDVFALVLGGDSLPQRKPSGEPLRHIAAHFGLPVESCLMVGDSLTDYRAAEDAGMPIALVRYGYPRGLDLATAHAVAVIDDLRELPGLVAGIPV; encoded by the coding sequence TTGTCGTATCCGTATCCGCTGGTCGTGTTCGACCTCGATGGCACGCTGGTCGACAGCGCTGCCGATATTGCCGAAGCGCTGAACCGCACGCTGGAGGACATCGGCGTGGCGCGTGTGCCGGAAGCCACCGTGCTGGGCTGGATCGGTGACGGTGTGGGTCGTCTGGTCGAACAGGCGGTGCAGGCCGCCGGCCGCGAGGTGGACCTGGCCGAGGTGATGCCGGTGTTCATGGTGCACTACCGTGAGTGCCTGCTGCGCAGCCCGCGGCTGTTCGATGGCGTGGGCGAAGCGCTGGCGCAACTGCGTGCGCGCAACGTGCCACTGGCGATCTGCACCAACAAGCCTGAAGCACTGGTGCCGCCGCTGCTGCAGCACCTGGGTATCGGTGATGTATTCGCGCTGGTACTGGGGGGAGATTCGCTGCCGCAGCGCAAGCCCAGCGGTGAGCCATTGCGGCACATCGCCGCGCACTTCGGGCTGCCGGTGGAGTCCTGCCTGATGGTGGGTGATTCGTTGACCGACTACCGCGCCGCCGAAGATGCCGGCATGCCGATCGCACTGGTGCGCTACGGCTATCCGCGCGGCCTGGACCTGGCCACCGCGCATGCGGTGGCGGTGATCGACGACCTGCGTGAACTGCCGGGGTTGGTCGCCGGTATCCCGGTGTAG
- a CDS encoding class I SAM-dependent methyltransferase, giving the protein MNHGQALIDHNRAAWDRQASEVREWSRPVESSTIAAAREGRWQVHLTPRALPLDWMGDVRGRRILCLASGGGQQAPVLAAAGADVTVFDLSDGQLEQDRRVAARDGLQLRTVQGDMRDLHAFANDSFDVVFHPISNLYVPDVRPVWTECRRVLARDGMLMASFYNPVLFVGARDPQLDAQGLIRPQYAIPYSDLEDLPPAEREAKLARGDALTFGHSLTELIGGQLDAGFIIDRFMEDWQPQPRFLIDRYLPTFLATRARRIG; this is encoded by the coding sequence ATGAACCATGGACAGGCCTTGATCGACCACAACCGTGCTGCCTGGGACCGCCAGGCCAGCGAAGTGCGCGAATGGTCGCGCCCGGTGGAAAGTTCAACGATTGCCGCCGCGCGCGAAGGCCGCTGGCAGGTGCACCTGACGCCCCGTGCGTTGCCACTGGACTGGATGGGTGATGTGCGCGGCCGTCGCATCCTGTGCCTGGCCTCGGGCGGTGGCCAGCAGGCACCGGTGCTGGCCGCTGCGGGCGCCGACGTCACCGTGTTCGATCTCTCCGACGGGCAGCTGGAACAGGACCGCAGGGTCGCCGCGCGCGATGGCCTGCAGCTGCGCACCGTGCAGGGCGACATGCGCGATCTGCACGCCTTCGCCAACGACAGCTTCGATGTGGTGTTCCACCCGATCTCCAACCTGTACGTGCCCGACGTCCGGCCGGTGTGGACCGAATGCCGCCGCGTGCTGGCGCGCGATGGCATGCTGATGGCCAGCTTCTACAACCCGGTGCTGTTCGTCGGTGCGCGCGATCCGCAGCTGGATGCACAGGGCCTGATCCGGCCGCAGTACGCCATTCCCTATTCGGATCTGGAAGACCTGCCACCGGCCGAGCGCGAGGCGAAACTGGCACGGGGCGACGCACTGACCTTCGGCCACAGCCTGACCGAACTGATCGGTGGCCAGCTCGATGCCGGCTTCATCATCGATCGCTTCATGGAAGACTGGCAGCCGCAGCCGCGTTTCCTGATCGATCGCTATCTGCCCACCTTCCTGGCTACCCGCGCGCGCCGGATCGGCTGA
- a CDS encoding GAF domain-containing protein, which translates to MFANASLTGSKPEQYAQLLEQARGLVYGESDRIANAANLSALVYHALPDLNWVGFYLYDGKELVVGPFQGLPACVRIPLDKGVCGAAASQRVTQRVEDVDAFPGHIACDSASRSELVVPLLRGDELIGVFDIDSPKVGRFDAEDQAGLEAIARVFVEALG; encoded by the coding sequence ATGTTCGCCAATGCCTCGCTCACCGGCAGCAAGCCGGAACAATACGCCCAGCTGCTGGAACAGGCCCGTGGCCTGGTCTACGGCGAGTCCGACCGCATCGCCAACGCGGCCAACCTCTCTGCGCTGGTCTACCATGCCCTGCCCGACCTGAACTGGGTGGGCTTCTATCTGTACGACGGCAAGGAACTGGTGGTCGGCCCGTTCCAGGGCCTGCCGGCCTGCGTGCGCATCCCGCTGGACAAGGGCGTGTGCGGAGCCGCCGCCAGCCAGCGCGTGACCCAGCGCGTGGAGGACGTCGACGCCTTCCCCGGCCATATCGCCTGCGATTCGGCCTCGCGCTCGGAACTGGTGGTGCCGCTGCTGCGCGGCGATGAACTGATCGGCGTGTTCGATATCGACAGCCCGAAGGTCGGCCGCTTCGACGCAGAAGATCAGGCCGGCCTGGAAGCCATCGCCCGCGTGTTCGTCGAGGCGTTGGGATGA
- a CDS encoding histidine phosphatase family protein: MILDLVRHAGNGRDEYLDGRSDPPQLAGLPQELVEAYAGQRWERVVSSPRLRSLHTAMALATPRGLDVEADEEWEELDFGDWDGQSLFDLPEDALAAFHADPHAFPPPNGESWGHFERRIARALDRLLDDDDPVPTLVVSHGGPLRMVLSQVCGLPMSLCWALRIDHGTRLRVWLERGEVGLVGELLELQQP; encoded by the coding sequence ATGATCCTCGACCTGGTCCGCCATGCCGGCAACGGCCGTGATGAATACCTCGATGGCCGCAGCGACCCACCGCAGCTGGCCGGCCTGCCGCAGGAGCTGGTCGAGGCCTATGCCGGGCAGCGCTGGGAGCGGGTGGTCAGTTCGCCGCGGCTGCGTTCGCTGCATACGGCCATGGCGCTGGCCACCCCGCGCGGGCTGGACGTCGAAGCGGACGAGGAATGGGAAGAGCTGGATTTTGGCGACTGGGACGGGCAATCGCTGTTCGACCTGCCGGAAGATGCGCTGGCCGCCTTCCACGCCGATCCGCATGCGTTCCCACCGCCGAACGGCGAGAGCTGGGGGCATTTCGAGCGGCGCATCGCGCGCGCGCTGGATCGCCTGCTGGATGACGATGACCCGGTGCCGACGCTGGTAGTCAGCCACGGTGGCCCGTTGCGCATGGTGCTGTCGCAGGTCTGCGGCCTGCCGATGTCGCTCTGCTGGGCCCTGCGTATCGACCACGGCACCCGCTTGCGGGTGTGGCTGGAGCGTGGCGAGGTCGGGCTGGTGGGTGAGCTGCTGGAGCTGCAGCAGCCTTGA
- a CDS encoding LysR family transcriptional regulator, whose amino-acid sequence MDRLTAMTVFVEVAERGSLTAAAEVLDMSRAMVTRYLAEVEGWLGARLLHRTTRRVSLTGPGEAALVRFRQMLAIGEELHGELASDDPEPHGTLRVTASVSFGQSHLARAVAAFVARHPAARIELLLVDRTVNLVEERVDLAVRIARQIDPSLIARRLATCRSVLCATPSYLQARGTPTAPEHLAAHNCLTHHYVGKSLWQLHRDGRSLSVAVGGNISANEASLLLEAVRAGAGIAMLPTYQVAPLLRSGELIELLPEFSLDELGIHAVYASRRQQPAIMRRFLDFLGECFASPAFQDLDWRPPGKENT is encoded by the coding sequence ATGGACCGATTGACCGCCATGACCGTGTTCGTCGAGGTGGCCGAGCGCGGCAGCCTCACCGCCGCCGCCGAGGTGCTGGACATGTCACGGGCGATGGTCACCCGCTACCTGGCCGAGGTCGAGGGTTGGCTGGGCGCGCGCCTGCTGCACCGGACCACGCGCCGGGTCAGCCTGACCGGCCCCGGCGAGGCGGCGCTGGTGCGCTTCCGGCAGATGCTGGCCATCGGCGAGGAACTGCACGGTGAGCTGGCCAGCGACGATCCCGAACCGCACGGCACGTTGCGGGTGACCGCCAGCGTGTCGTTCGGGCAGAGCCACCTGGCGCGGGCGGTGGCCGCTTTCGTCGCACGCCACCCGGCGGCGCGCATCGAACTGCTGCTGGTCGACCGCACCGTGAACCTGGTGGAGGAGCGCGTGGACCTTGCGGTGCGCATCGCCCGCCAGATCGATCCCAGCCTGATTGCACGACGGTTGGCCACCTGCCGCTCGGTGTTGTGCGCGACGCCGTCCTACCTGCAGGCACGCGGTACGCCTACCGCACCGGAACACCTGGCCGCGCACAACTGCCTGACCCATCACTACGTGGGCAAGAGCTTGTGGCAGCTGCACCGCGATGGCCGTTCACTGTCGGTGGCGGTGGGCGGCAACATCAGCGCCAACGAAGCCTCGCTGTTGCTGGAAGCGGTGCGTGCCGGCGCCGGCATCGCCATGCTGCCGACCTACCAGGTGGCGCCGCTGCTGCGCAGTGGCGAGCTGATCGAACTGCTGCCCGAATTCAGTCTGGACGAACTCGGCATTCATGCCGTGTACGCATCACGGCGCCAGCAGCCCGCTATCATGCGGCGATTCCTGGATTTCCTGGGCGAGTGTTTCGCCAGCCCGGCCTTCCAGGATCTGGATTGGCGCCCACCGGGCAAGGAGAACACATGA
- a CDS encoding TfoX/Sxy family protein — protein MSTPKLRNIGPKSAAWLRQVGLRSRDDLVAIGAVGAFVKVKRAGFKPSLNLLYSLEGALLDCHWQELSEPQREALVQDYEARIAAHPLKAAGPASGPVHEQRFDADDDAEDSVTEDADED, from the coding sequence ATGAGCACGCCGAAGCTGCGCAACATCGGCCCGAAAAGTGCGGCGTGGCTGCGCCAGGTCGGCCTGCGCAGCCGCGACGACCTGGTCGCGATCGGAGCCGTCGGCGCCTTCGTCAAGGTCAAGCGCGCCGGCTTCAAGCCCAGCCTGAACCTGCTGTACTCGCTGGAAGGCGCGTTGCTGGACTGCCATTGGCAGGAGCTGAGCGAGCCACAGCGTGAAGCACTGGTGCAGGATTACGAAGCGCGCATCGCTGCGCATCCGCTGAAGGCAGCCGGCCCGGCCTCGGGCCCGGTGCATGAGCAGCGCTTCGATGCCGACGATGACGCTGAGGACAGCGTGACCGAGGACGCGGACGAGGATTGA
- the dinB gene encoding DNA polymerase IV, producing MTRLRKIIHVDMDAFYASVEQRDDPSLRGKPVVVAWRGARSVVCAASYEARVFGVRSAMPAVRAERLCPDAVFVPPDFARYKAVSQQVRAIFLRHTDLVEPLSLDEAYLDVTEPKSGIELATDIARTIRAQIREETNLTASAGIAPNKFLAKIASDWRKPDGQFVIPPQRVDAFLAPLPVNRVPGVGKVMEGKLAARGIVTCGDLRQWALIDLEEAFGSFGRSLYNRARGIDERPVEPDQQVQSISSEDTFAEDLLLEDLTEAIVQLAGKTWNATRKTERIGHTVVLKLKTAQFRILTRSFTPERPPESMEELRDIALALRARVDLPAETRYRLVGVGLGGFREKEPVVQGELFEHTQTDRS from the coding sequence ATGACCCGACTGCGCAAGATCATCCACGTTGACATGGACGCGTTCTACGCGTCGGTGGAGCAGCGCGACGATCCGTCACTGCGCGGCAAGCCGGTGGTTGTGGCATGGCGTGGCGCCCGCTCGGTCGTATGCGCGGCGTCCTACGAGGCACGCGTGTTCGGCGTGCGTTCGGCGATGCCCGCCGTACGTGCCGAGCGCCTGTGCCCGGACGCGGTCTTCGTGCCGCCGGACTTCGCGCGTTACAAGGCGGTGTCACAGCAGGTACGCGCGATCTTCCTGCGCCATACCGACCTGGTCGAGCCGCTGTCGCTGGACGAGGCCTACCTGGACGTGACCGAGCCGAAGAGTGGCATCGAACTGGCCACCGACATCGCCCGCACCATCCGCGCGCAGATCCGCGAAGAAACGAACCTGACCGCTTCAGCCGGGATCGCGCCGAACAAGTTCCTGGCCAAGATCGCCTCGGACTGGCGCAAGCCCGACGGCCAGTTCGTGATTCCGCCGCAGCGCGTGGATGCGTTCCTGGCGCCGCTGCCGGTCAACAGGGTGCCCGGCGTCGGCAAGGTCATGGAAGGCAAGCTGGCCGCGCGCGGCATCGTCACCTGCGGTGATCTGCGGCAGTGGGCGCTGATCGATCTGGAAGAAGCATTCGGCAGCTTCGGCCGCAGCCTGTACAACCGCGCACGTGGCATCGACGAGCGGCCGGTGGAACCGGACCAGCAGGTGCAGTCGATTTCCTCGGAGGACACCTTCGCCGAGGACCTGCTGCTGGAAGATCTGACCGAGGCCATCGTGCAGCTGGCTGGGAAGACCTGGAACGCCACGCGCAAGACCGAGCGCATCGGCCACACCGTGGTGCTGAAACTGAAGACCGCGCAGTTCCGCATCCTCACCCGCAGTTTCACCCCGGAGCGCCCGCCGGAATCGATGGAAGAACTGCGCGACATCGCGCTGGCCCTGCGCGCCCGCGTCGACCTGCCGGCGGAGACCCGCTACCGCCTGGTCGGTGTCGGCCTTGGTGGCTTCCGCGAGAAGGAACCGGTGGTGCAGGGCGAATTGTTCGAGCACACCCAGACCGATCGCTCCTGA
- a CDS encoding MBL fold metallo-hydrolase yields the protein MRTATLLLPLALAAAFASAPLMAASATPAPATATRSQLHLQTFHPGPQAMFSVSSVLIEGRHDAILVDAQFGASDARKLVELIRASGKQLTTIYISHGDPDYYFGLATLQDAFPQARIVATAQTVAHIQQSQAGKLAYWGPKMGADVPARIVVPQVLDGDALQLEGLRLPLIGLDGPTPDRTVLWVPSLRAIVGGIPVMAGEHVWMADTQTPKSHADWLQTLQRLQALKPKVVVPGHYAPGAALDASALAFTADYIRAFDSEAAKAKDGAALVKAMQARYPKLDGVASLELSAKVAKGEMQWP from the coding sequence ATGCGCACCGCTACCCTGCTGCTTCCCCTCGCGCTGGCCGCCGCCTTCGCCAGTGCTCCGCTGATGGCCGCTTCGGCCACGCCGGCGCCGGCCACGGCGACCAGATCCCAGCTGCACCTGCAGACCTTCCATCCGGGCCCGCAGGCGATGTTCTCGGTGTCTTCGGTGCTGATCGAAGGCCGCCATGACGCGATCCTGGTCGATGCGCAGTTCGGCGCCAGCGACGCGCGCAAGCTGGTCGAGCTGATCCGTGCCAGCGGCAAGCAGCTGACCACGATCTACATCAGCCACGGTGATCCGGACTACTACTTCGGCCTGGCTACCCTGCAGGACGCGTTCCCGCAGGCACGCATCGTCGCCACCGCGCAGACCGTTGCCCATATCCAGCAGAGCCAGGCCGGCAAGCTGGCCTACTGGGGGCCGAAGATGGGCGCCGACGTGCCGGCACGCATCGTGGTGCCGCAGGTGCTGGACGGTGATGCCCTGCAGCTGGAAGGCCTGCGCCTGCCGCTGATCGGCCTCGATGGCCCGACCCCGGACCGCACGGTGCTGTGGGTGCCGTCGCTGCGCGCGATCGTCGGCGGTATTCCGGTGATGGCCGGTGAACACGTGTGGATGGCCGACACGCAGACGCCGAAGTCGCACGCCGACTGGCTGCAGACCCTGCAGCGGCTGCAGGCACTGAAGCCGAAGGTGGTGGTACCGGGGCACTACGCGCCGGGTGCGGCACTGGATGCCAGTGCACTGGCGTTCACGGCGGACTACATCCGCGCGTTCGATTCCGAGGCAGCCAAGGCCAAGGACGGTGCGGCGCTGGTGAAAGCGATGCAGGCGCGCTACCCGAAGCTGGACGGCGTGGCATCGCTGGAGCTGAGTGCGAAGGTGGCCAAGGGCGAGATGCAGTGGCCATGA
- the fabB gene encoding beta-ketoacyl-ACP synthase I, with product MRRVVITGMGITSCLGNDLDTVSAALREGRSGITALADHAEAGLRSQVGGRVDLDLDALIDRKQKRFMSDAAAFAYLAMRDAIADAGLSTEQVSSLRTGLIAGSGGGSSEWQIGAVDLLRERGVRKVGPYMVPRTMCSTVSACLATAYQIKGVSYSLSAACATSAHCIGAAADMIRHGAQDIMFAGGGEDLHWSMSVMFDAMGALSTSFNETPASASRPYDKDRDGFVIAGGGGMLVLEDYDHAVARGAHIHAELIGYGVTSDGADMVAPSGEGAVRCMKMALQGIDRPLDYLNTHGTSTPLGDVTELNAIREVFGDAVPPLSSTKALSGHSLGAASVHEAIYCLLMMRDGFVAGSANIGELDPKVESFPILRQSREQKLDTVMSNSFGFGGTNAALVFGRV from the coding sequence ATGCGTCGCGTCGTCATCACCGGCATGGGCATCACGTCCTGCCTCGGCAATGATCTGGATACTGTTTCGGCCGCGCTGCGCGAAGGGCGCTCGGGCATCACCGCGCTGGCCGACCACGCCGAAGCGGGCCTGCGCAGCCAGGTCGGCGGCCGCGTCGATCTCGACCTGGACGCGCTGATCGACCGCAAGCAGAAGCGTTTCATGAGCGACGCAGCGGCCTTCGCCTATCTGGCCATGCGCGATGCCATCGCCGATGCCGGGCTCAGCACCGAGCAGGTCAGCAGCCTGCGCACCGGCCTGATCGCCGGCTCCGGTGGCGGCTCCAGCGAATGGCAGATCGGCGCGGTCGATCTGCTGCGCGAGCGCGGCGTTCGCAAGGTCGGCCCGTACATGGTGCCGCGCACGATGTGCTCGACCGTCTCGGCCTGCCTGGCCACTGCCTACCAGATCAAGGGCGTCAGCTACTCGCTGTCGGCCGCCTGCGCGACGTCGGCGCACTGCATCGGCGCGGCCGCGGACATGATCCGCCATGGCGCGCAGGACATCATGTTCGCCGGTGGCGGTGAAGACCTGCACTGGTCGATGAGCGTGATGTTCGACGCGATGGGCGCACTGTCGACCAGCTTCAACGAGACCCCGGCCAGCGCCTCGCGTCCGTACGACAAGGACCGCGACGGCTTCGTCATCGCCGGTGGCGGTGGCATGCTGGTGCTGGAGGACTACGACCACGCCGTTGCGCGCGGCGCGCACATCCATGCCGAGTTGATCGGCTATGGCGTCACTTCCGATGGCGCCGACATGGTTGCCCCGTCCGGCGAAGGCGCGGTGCGCTGCATGAAGATGGCGCTGCAGGGCATCGATCGCCCGCTGGACTACCTCAACACCCACGGCACCTCGACCCCGCTGGGCGATGTCACCGAGCTCAACGCCATCCGCGAAGTGTTCGGCGATGCGGTACCGCCGCTGTCGTCGACCAAGGCATTGTCCGGCCACTCGCTGGGTGCAGCCAGCGTGCATGAGGCGATCTACTGCCTGCTGATGATGCGCGACGGCTTCGTTGCCGGTTCGGCCAACATCGGCGAGCTGGACCCGAAGGTGGAGAGCTTCCCGATCCTGCGCCAGAGCCGCGAGCAGAAGCTGGACACGGTGATGTCCAACAGCTTCGGCTTCGGTGGCACCAACGCCGCGCTGGTGTTCGGGCGGGTGTGA